The Burkholderiales bacterium genome includes a window with the following:
- a CDS encoding tripartite tricarboxylate transporter substrate binding protein: protein MLTKLIATVTAATLIAVSSAPAYAWEPTKSVEFVVPAGTGGGADQMARLIQGMIIKHDLMKQPMVVVNKSGGAGAEGFLDVKGAKGNPHKIIITLSNLFTTPLATGVPFNWKDLTPVAMLALDEFVLWVNADSPYKTAKDYLDAVKAGDDNQFTMAGTGSKQEDQIITVALQKAAGKKLTYVPFKGGGDVAVQLVGQHVNSTVNNPIEAVAHWRASKLRPLCVFDDKPLPYKNKVTDTMAWSDIPTCKQSGIDVDYLMLRGIFMAPGVTPEQVDFYVGLFKKVRALPEWREFMEKGAFNPTFLTGKELADWAQKAEATHKTLMQEAGFLAK from the coding sequence ATCGCGGTCAGCAGCGCGCCGGCTTACGCGTGGGAACCGACCAAGTCGGTCGAATTCGTCGTTCCTGCCGGCACCGGTGGCGGCGCCGACCAAATGGCGCGGCTAATCCAGGGCATGATCATCAAGCACGATTTGATGAAGCAGCCGATGGTCGTCGTCAACAAATCCGGCGGCGCCGGCGCGGAGGGCTTCCTCGATGTCAAGGGCGCGAAGGGCAATCCGCACAAGATCATCATTACACTTTCCAATCTGTTCACCACGCCGCTTGCGACCGGTGTTCCGTTCAACTGGAAAGACTTGACGCCGGTTGCCATGCTGGCGCTCGATGAATTCGTGCTGTGGGTCAATGCCGATTCGCCTTACAAAACTGCGAAGGATTACCTCGACGCGGTCAAGGCCGGCGACGACAACCAGTTCACGATGGCCGGCACCGGCTCGAAACAGGAGGACCAGATCATTACCGTTGCGCTGCAAAAGGCGGCCGGCAAAAAGCTGACTTACGTGCCGTTCAAAGGCGGCGGCGACGTCGCCGTGCAGCTTGTTGGCCAGCATGTGAATTCGACCGTCAACAATCCGATCGAGGCCGTCGCCCACTGGCGCGCCAGCAAACTGCGACCATTGTGCGTGTTCGATGACAAACCGCTGCCTTACAAGAACAAGGTCACCGACACAATGGCATGGAGCGACATCCCGACGTGCAAGCAATCGGGCATCGATGTCGATTACCTGATGCTGCGCGGTATTTTCATGGCCCCGGGCGTAACGCCGGAACAGGTCGATTTCTATGTCGGCCTGTTCAAGAAGGTGCGCGCGCTGCCGGAGTGGCGGGAGTTCATGGAAAAAGGCGCATTCAATCCGACCTTCCTGACCGGCAAGGAATTGGCGGACTGGGCGCAAAAAGCCGAGGCGACGCACAAGACGCTGATGCAGGAAGCCGGTTTTCTGGCGAAATAG